From Sporosarcina sp. Te-1, the proteins below share one genomic window:
- the msrB gene encoding peptide-methionine (R)-S-oxide reductase MsrB: protein MQYYVTQEKGTEPPFRNEYNDQFEDGIYVDIVSGKPLFSSTDKYDAGCGWPSFTKPIEEQEVTEHFDQSHGMRRTEVRSKTADSHLGHVFPDGPGPAGLRYCINSAALRFIPYDRMDEEGYGEYKKLFLK, encoded by the coding sequence ATGCAATATTATGTAACGCAAGAAAAAGGAACAGAGCCTCCGTTTCGCAATGAATACAATGATCAATTCGAAGATGGCATTTATGTAGATATCGTATCTGGAAAACCCCTCTTCAGTTCGACCGATAAATATGATGCTGGCTGCGGTTGGCCCAGTTTCACAAAACCGATCGAGGAACAGGAAGTTACAGAACATTTCGATCAGAGCCACGGTATGAGGCGCACCGAAGTAAGAAGTAAAACAGCAGACTCCCATTTAGGACATGTCTTTCCGGATGGACCGGGTCCAGCCGGATTGCGTTATTGTATTAATTCCGCTGCTTTACGATTCATCCCATACGATCGGATGGATGAAGAAGGCTACGGAGAATACAAAAAACTATTTCTAAAGTAA
- a CDS encoding hemolysin III family protein, giving the protein MTEAFDYKNDNEEFWNAITHGIGFAVSIPALVFLILSGIEKGEAIAVVSFSIFGVSMLLLFLMSTLLHSIPKKYKRLFSIFDHSAIYILIAGTYTPYLLVTIQGTLGWTLFGIIWGLAAAGILFKVFFIHRFEFVSLVFYIVMGWLIIFAIKPLYQNIPFPGFILLVSGGILYTVGAYFYAARNIPYNHAIWHLFVLAGSACMYFSVLLYC; this is encoded by the coding sequence ATGACTGAGGCTTTCGATTATAAAAACGACAACGAGGAATTTTGGAATGCGATTACCCATGGAATCGGTTTCGCAGTTAGTATACCAGCGCTCGTATTCCTCATTCTTTCCGGTATTGAAAAAGGGGAAGCCATAGCGGTAGTCAGCTTTTCTATATTTGGCGTTTCCATGCTCTTGTTATTTCTTATGAGCACGTTGCTTCATAGTATTCCAAAGAAATACAAACGCCTTTTCTCCATCTTCGATCATTCAGCCATTTATATTTTGATTGCCGGAACCTACACACCTTATTTGCTTGTAACCATTCAGGGCACGTTAGGATGGACGCTTTTCGGCATCATTTGGGGATTGGCGGCCGCTGGCATTTTATTCAAAGTCTTTTTCATTCACCGCTTTGAATTTGTATCGCTCGTCTTCTATATCGTGATGGGATGGCTTATTATTTTTGCCATCAAGCCACTCTATCAAAATATCCCGTTCCCAGGGTTTATCCTGCTTGTGTCCGGAGGAATTCTATACACGGTTGGGGCCTATTTCTACGCTGCCCGCAACATCCCCTACAATCATGCAATTTGGCATCTCTTCGTGCTGGCAGGCAGTGCTTGCATGTACTTCAGTGTCCTGCTTTACTGTTGA
- a CDS encoding GTP-binding protein, translating to MIDVYLFSGFLGSGKTSLLLNVIKELKQQGKQPAVLMNEFGSLGFDSDQVGLEGDVPLKELLSGCICCTGSEKTEAQLQGLLEDYDHIDIILIETSGAAHPVEALDAVYSPLFADKLRIKGIITVADVKRWMERESLSPRIRSLFIEQIRHASLILANKADLVTDSELANVTVELSQLNGTAPIIQTINAKLPFAFIEKTLNGGHFQQATDIVSGKGVPLSSKLITFEEPVDQAEFEKWVRSLPDTVYRMKGYVPIKGAGHPYLFQYAYGLVHWLPEYVKVAPRVVVIGEGVQQIEYHPPYA from the coding sequence ATGATCGATGTATATCTTTTCAGTGGCTTTTTAGGGAGCGGCAAGACTTCGTTGCTGTTGAACGTAATTAAGGAATTAAAACAACAAGGCAAACAACCAGCTGTGCTCATGAACGAATTCGGATCACTTGGTTTTGATTCGGATCAGGTTGGCCTAGAGGGGGATGTTCCGTTAAAAGAATTGTTAAGCGGCTGTATCTGCTGTACCGGTTCGGAGAAAACGGAAGCCCAGTTGCAAGGTTTATTGGAGGACTATGATCATATCGATATCATTCTTATCGAGACGTCGGGAGCTGCCCATCCTGTTGAAGCGTTGGATGCTGTCTATTCACCGTTATTTGCTGATAAATTGCGAATCAAGGGTATCATCACAGTAGCAGACGTCAAGCGATGGATGGAAAGAGAAAGCTTGTCACCAAGGATCCGTTCTCTCTTTATAGAACAAATCCGGCATGCGAGTCTCATCTTGGCTAATAAAGCGGATCTAGTGACTGATTCCGAACTGGCAAACGTCACTGTGGAATTATCTCAATTAAACGGTACCGCACCAATCATTCAAACGATTAATGCGAAACTACCTTTTGCTTTTATTGAAAAAACTCTCAACGGAGGCCATTTTCAACAAGCGACAGACATAGTCTCAGGAAAAGGCGTTCCACTTAGCTCCAAGTTGATCACATTTGAAGAACCGGTGGATCAAGCAGAATTTGAGAAATGGGTTCGGTCATTGCCTGATACGGTTTATCGTATGAAAGGCTACGTACCGATCAAAGGGGCAGGACACCCTTACTTATTCCAATACGCCTATGGATTGGTCCATTGGCTGCCGGAATATGTGAAGGTAGCGCCTCGCGTAGTTGTCATTGGTGAGGGAGTGCAACAGATTGAATACCACCCGCCGTATGCTTAA
- a CDS encoding GDSL-type esterase/lipase family protein, translated as MRRYIIFMVIFSCLLASCEADEKLEGASFSERKDTAFTDWYVPDYFIPETVYVVGLGDSLTEGVGDERKKDGYFGRMAKNMERWKGVKEIESNNLAKRGRRSDELIDQLEDPKVQSEIKKADVIYLTIGGNDIMKVVKANIFKLKMKPFYAELGDFENRLDEVFKMIRGLNGDSIIVIAGLYNPFSIVTDEPNEFETIIEDWNEAIEVQAIMDGKACFVPVLDLFDTNEDLVYHTDFFHPNAKGYDTMAARYEASIKKCGLAELSEGKLDFGE; from the coding sequence ATGAGAAGGTACATAATCTTCATGGTCATCTTCTCATGTTTGTTAGCCAGCTGTGAAGCCGACGAGAAACTGGAAGGCGCTTCGTTCTCGGAGAGGAAGGATACTGCCTTCACCGACTGGTATGTACCGGATTATTTTATTCCCGAGACTGTTTATGTCGTCGGTTTAGGGGACTCGTTGACTGAAGGAGTTGGAGATGAACGAAAAAAGGATGGCTATTTCGGACGAATGGCAAAGAATATGGAAAGATGGAAAGGCGTAAAAGAGATTGAGAGCAATAATCTTGCGAAACGGGGTAGAAGAAGTGACGAGCTGATTGATCAGCTGGAAGACCCGAAAGTTCAATCAGAAATTAAAAAAGCGGATGTTATCTATTTGACAATTGGCGGCAATGATATTATGAAGGTCGTGAAAGCCAACATATTCAAATTGAAGATGAAACCGTTTTATGCTGAACTAGGTGACTTTGAGAACCGTTTAGATGAAGTCTTTAAAATGATACGCGGGCTGAATGGAGATTCCATTATCGTCATAGCTGGGCTCTATAATCCTTTTTCCATTGTGACAGACGAACCGAATGAGTTTGAAACAATTATCGAAGATTGGAACGAAGCGATTGAAGTACAGGCAATCATGGATGGAAAAGCTTGTTTTGTCCCTGTTCTCGATTTGTTTGATACGAATGAGGACTTGGTTTACCATACCGACTTCTTTCATCCGAATGCAAAGGGATATGATACGATGGCTGCCCGTTATGAGGCATCTATTAAAAAATGCGGTTTGGCTGAGCTGTCGGAAGGGAAATTGGATTTTGGGGAGTGA
- a CDS encoding spore germination protein gives MKPNIEHVKRLVYETDDLFVKMIDWPFEEGIICYLTSLVDGGELNKQLVLLKKQAEAKTQNWAISAVSTSYPYTDGKLQNLLSLGETAIIFPEANIIVAINLKKEQARTTDEPENEHVINGSHEGFIENKDTNIALIRKRLLRADFVVKHMYIGNKNSDTVTYTYIASVVDPQLVEMVEKKLNAVSSDEFFTPGQLIEYLEEHTWSPFPQFLVTERPDRVASNLLEGRIVILMDNSPAAVVAPVTLFSFFQTPDDFNSRVLVGSFYRLLRIFSLITAIFLPAFYVSVVSFHSEILPIEISKQVKLAINEIPYRPFLEAIILEVFIELIREASMRLPTPIGQTIAIVGGLVVGDAIVNAGLVSNLMVIVVAMTAISSFVIPSAEMNMTIRILRFPFMLGAALFGFFGMVIGLLLLFIHLLNLRSLGRPYFSPIIPFDLTRFKDIFVRLPFLRFLHRNKKKGVRE, from the coding sequence ATGAAACCGAATATTGAGCATGTGAAGAGACTAGTGTATGAAACGGATGATTTATTTGTAAAAATGATAGATTGGCCGTTTGAAGAGGGCATTATCTGTTACTTGACATCTCTAGTCGATGGCGGGGAACTAAATAAGCAGCTGGTGCTTTTAAAAAAGCAGGCAGAAGCTAAAACACAGAATTGGGCCATTTCTGCTGTATCCACTTCGTATCCTTATACCGATGGGAAGCTGCAAAATCTCCTCAGTCTCGGAGAAACAGCAATTATATTTCCTGAAGCAAATATAATTGTCGCCATCAATTTGAAAAAGGAACAGGCGAGAACGACAGACGAACCGGAGAATGAACATGTCATAAACGGTTCTCATGAGGGATTTATAGAGAATAAAGACACCAACATCGCTCTGATCCGAAAGCGACTCCTACGTGCTGATTTCGTTGTGAAACATATGTATATTGGAAATAAAAACAGTGATACCGTCACGTACACATATATTGCCTCTGTTGTAGATCCGCAGCTTGTGGAAATGGTAGAAAAGAAATTGAATGCCGTTTCATCGGATGAATTTTTCACTCCCGGCCAGCTGATCGAGTATTTAGAGGAACATACTTGGTCTCCCTTCCCTCAATTTCTTGTGACGGAACGGCCGGATCGAGTAGCATCTAATTTGTTGGAAGGCCGAATTGTCATCTTAATGGATAATTCGCCAGCAGCTGTTGTGGCACCGGTCACCTTGTTTTCTTTTTTTCAAACACCTGATGACTTCAACAGTCGGGTATTAGTCGGTTCCTTTTATCGACTGCTGCGCATATTTAGCTTAATTACTGCTATATTTCTGCCTGCTTTTTATGTTTCTGTTGTTAGTTTTCATTCAGAGATATTGCCAATAGAGATTAGTAAGCAGGTCAAATTGGCAATCAATGAAATACCCTATCGGCCTTTCCTTGAAGCAATCATACTTGAAGTATTCATCGAGCTGATCCGAGAAGCGAGTATGCGGCTTCCGACACCGATCGGGCAGACAATCGCTATTGTCGGAGGCTTGGTTGTTGGAGATGCAATTGTCAACGCAGGGCTTGTATCCAATTTGATGGTAATTGTTGTCGCCATGACTGCAATTTCTAGCTTCGTCATTCCTTCTGCGGAGATGAATATGACCATCCGAATTTTACGTTTTCCATTTATGCTTGGTGCTGCCCTATTCGGTTTCTTTGGTATGGTCATCGGGCTGTTGCTATTATTTATTCACCTTCTTAACTTACGTTCTTTGGGTAGACCTTATTTTTCACCTATCATTCCGTTTGATTTAACTCGTTTCAAAGATATATTTGTTCGCCTGCCGTTTTTACGATTTCTTCACAGAAATAAAAAGAAAGGGGTACGTGAATGA
- a CDS encoding YpmS family protein yields MNFWKIAFFTLLGGIAAVFVGLFWFLGNVDDSPPLPEIHTFNSTGNKLTVKATKEDLEGIANGYINKAVKQDTMPVTMQVGKDVVLHSEATVFSFKLPVTMHFDPVVREDGNLILKQSSMEIGNLNIQPATILKFLKDSVKLPAWIIVRPKEEEIFINLSEIPISGKIKLKAKTFNLAEDDIELEVIIPD; encoded by the coding sequence TTGAATTTTTGGAAGATCGCCTTTTTTACTTTATTAGGAGGGATCGCAGCAGTATTTGTCGGGCTATTTTGGTTTCTAGGAAATGTGGATGATTCTCCGCCTTTGCCCGAAATACATACTTTCAACTCAACAGGGAATAAATTAACGGTCAAAGCAACGAAAGAAGATTTGGAAGGCATTGCAAACGGGTATATTAACAAGGCGGTCAAACAGGACACCATGCCCGTGACGATGCAAGTCGGCAAGGATGTTGTCCTGCATTCCGAAGCGACCGTTTTTTCTTTCAAGTTACCAGTGACCATGCATTTTGACCCGGTTGTTAGGGAAGATGGCAACTTAATACTGAAACAATCCTCTATGGAAATCGGTAATTTAAACATCCAGCCCGCGACAATTTTGAAATTCTTAAAGGACTCCGTTAAACTACCGGCTTGGATCATTGTCCGGCCGAAAGAAGAGGAGATCTTTATCAATCTCTCTGAAATACCGATTTCAGGAAAGATAAAATTGAAAGCAAAGACGTTCAACCTGGCAGAGGATGACATTGAATTGGAAGTTATCATTCCTGATTAA
- the deoD gene encoding purine-nucleoside phosphorylase, giving the protein MSIHINAKKGDIADTILLPGDPLRAKYIAETFLEDVTQYNEVRNMFGFTGTYKGKRISVQGTGMGVPSISIYITELMQEFDVQKLIRVGTCGAIQRDVKVRDVIIAQSATTNSPINRTFFNGVDYAPTANFDLLLKAYQAGLEKGLNLKVGNVFTEDFFYNEHAEHEKLAGYGVLAVEMETAALYTLAAKYGRQALAVLTVSDHILTGEATSSEERQTTFNDMIQVALDAAIQ; this is encoded by the coding sequence ATGAGCATACATATCAATGCAAAAAAAGGCGATATAGCAGATACAATTTTGTTGCCAGGGGACCCTCTGCGTGCAAAATATATCGCGGAAACATTTCTTGAGGACGTTACTCAATATAATGAAGTACGGAATATGTTCGGATTCACTGGAACATACAAAGGCAAACGAATTTCAGTTCAAGGAACCGGCATGGGTGTTCCATCAATTTCCATTTACATAACTGAACTGATGCAAGAGTTTGATGTTCAAAAGCTGATCCGCGTAGGAACGTGCGGCGCCATCCAAAGGGATGTTAAAGTTCGTGATGTCATCATCGCGCAAAGCGCTACGACAAATTCTCCAATCAACCGTACTTTCTTCAACGGTGTCGACTATGCGCCGACCGCAAATTTTGATCTTTTACTAAAAGCATACCAAGCGGGTCTTGAAAAAGGGTTGAATCTTAAAGTAGGCAATGTCTTCACGGAAGACTTCTTCTATAACGAACATGCGGAGCATGAAAAACTTGCGGGTTATGGAGTTTTAGCTGTTGAAATGGAAACAGCGGCACTCTATACACTTGCTGCAAAGTATGGCCGACAAGCTCTTGCTGTTCTAACAGTTAGCGACCATATTCTGACCGGCGAAGCGACTTCTTCGGAAGAGCGACAAACCACTTTCAACGACATGATTCAAGTCGCATTGGATGCAGCAATTCAATAA
- a CDS encoding DegV family protein: protein MKKIHIVTDSTADLIEEHLGQYDIHVVPLTIQIEGKTYQDGVDLQPASFLDLMREAKELPKSSQPAAGVFKELYDRLGADGSEIISIHMTGGMSGTVKSAEAAAQMSDSSVTVIDSMYISHALTFQVVEAAKMAKEGRTVEQIVERLSVMRKNTTLFVVVDMLDNLVKGGRIGKGKAMIGSLLNIKPIAILQDGVYTPVAKARSHKQVVSHLFKSFKEETAGKIIKAIGISHANGLSMAEPLKRMIEESGWNDVKLSFTTPIISTHTGEGAIGFMYYTD from the coding sequence ATGAAAAAGATTCATATCGTGACAGATTCCACTGCGGATCTCATCGAAGAGCATCTAGGACAGTATGATATTCACGTTGTACCGTTAACCATTCAAATTGAAGGGAAGACATATCAGGACGGTGTCGACCTACAGCCGGCCTCCTTTCTGGATCTAATGCGGGAAGCAAAGGAGCTTCCGAAAAGCTCGCAGCCTGCGGCAGGTGTTTTTAAAGAATTATACGATCGACTTGGAGCGGATGGCAGCGAAATTATTTCCATCCATATGACGGGAGGGATGAGCGGAACTGTGAAGTCTGCTGAAGCTGCGGCCCAAATGAGCGATTCTTCAGTCACCGTCATTGACTCCATGTACATTTCACATGCATTGACCTTCCAAGTGGTCGAAGCGGCTAAGATGGCAAAAGAAGGCCGGACAGTCGAACAAATCGTGGAGCGACTTTCTGTTATGAGGAAAAACACCACTTTATTCGTTGTCGTCGACATGCTCGACAATCTTGTAAAAGGCGGTAGGATTGGAAAAGGGAAGGCCATGATTGGTTCCCTGCTCAATATCAAGCCGATCGCAATTTTGCAGGACGGGGTGTATACGCCGGTTGCCAAAGCGAGGAGCCACAAGCAAGTCGTTTCCCATTTGTTCAAGTCATTTAAAGAGGAGACCGCCGGAAAAATAATTAAAGCGATTGGAATTTCGCACGCAAATGGTTTGTCGATGGCGGAGCCGTTGAAACGCATGATCGAAGAATCAGGATGGAATGACGTGAAACTGTCATTCACTACACCGATCATCAGCACGCATACAGGCGAAGGGGCGATCGGATTCATGTATTACACCGACTGA
- a CDS encoding CAP domain-containing protein: protein MKKSMAVILLGSALLMSNNQNAEASYNNNEKAQTKEDITCYVYQGNHAYSFTNQKEAQEFLANYKTQWENYFSSLQGNKPVINKPVEQQKPSKPVTPSKPSEQQKPTTPSKPVEQTKPVEKPQTSVPGTNQNTNSTVTDKPVTTPTTTSVSAIEKAVLDLTNAERQKAGLKPLAIDDKLMNSARAKSADMASKKYFDHTSPTYGSPFDQMKSYGISYRSAAENIAMGQRSAEEVVKAWMASPGHRQNILTPGFTHIGIGYDANGNYWTQQFIQK, encoded by the coding sequence ATGAAAAAATCGATGGCAGTCATCTTGCTCGGTTCGGCGCTACTTATGTCGAACAACCAAAACGCTGAAGCTTCTTATAATAATAACGAGAAAGCCCAAACTAAAGAGGATATTACATGTTACGTATATCAAGGGAACCATGCATACAGCTTCACTAATCAGAAGGAAGCTCAAGAGTTCCTAGCGAACTACAAAACTCAATGGGAAAACTATTTCTCCAGTTTGCAAGGAAACAAACCGGTTATCAATAAGCCTGTGGAACAACAAAAACCAAGCAAGCCGGTTACACCAAGCAAGCCTAGTGAACAACAAAAGCCGACAACGCCAAGTAAGCCAGTAGAGCAAACAAAACCGGTTGAAAAACCACAGACTTCTGTTCCTGGTACGAATCAAAACACGAACTCCACCGTTACAGATAAGCCTGTAACTACACCAACGACAACATCTGTTTCCGCGATTGAAAAAGCGGTGCTGGATTTGACGAATGCTGAAAGGCAAAAAGCAGGTTTGAAGCCGTTGGCAATTGATGATAAATTGATGAACTCCGCTCGTGCAAAATCTGCTGATATGGCATCTAAAAAGTATTTTGACCATACGAGCCCGACGTACGGTTCTCCATTTGATCAGATGAAATCGTACGGAATTTCATACCGTTCCGCGGCTGAGAATATTGCAATGGGTCAGCGTTCTGCTGAAGAGGTTGTCAAAGCTTGGATGGCATCACCAGGTCATAGACAAAACATCTTAACACCTGGATTTACCCATATTGGAATCGGCTATGATGCGAATGGCAACTATTGGACACAACAGTTTATCCAAAAATAA
- the msrA gene encoding peptide-methionine (S)-S-oxide reductase MsrA: MAIEKATFAGGCFWCMVKPFDRYEGVQSVVSGYTGGDVENPSYEMVCTNTTGHREAVEITFDNTVISYKELVNIFWKQIDPTDAGGQFFDRGESYKTAIYTHSAEQRRIAEQSKHDLESTGKFTKPIATEIQPAKPFYPAEEGHQNYYMKNPSHYNRYAVGSGREQYKKETWGDLS; encoded by the coding sequence ATGGCAATCGAGAAAGCGACATTTGCAGGAGGATGTTTTTGGTGCATGGTCAAACCATTCGATCGTTATGAAGGGGTTCAATCGGTCGTCTCCGGCTACACCGGCGGCGATGTGGAGAATCCATCATACGAAATGGTATGCACAAATACGACTGGCCATCGTGAAGCAGTAGAAATAACGTTCGACAATACTGTAATCAGTTACAAAGAATTAGTCAATATCTTTTGGAAGCAAATCGATCCGACAGATGCGGGAGGTCAGTTTTTTGATCGTGGCGAGTCCTATAAAACCGCCATTTATACGCATTCTGCCGAACAAAGGCGAATTGCCGAGCAATCCAAACACGACCTGGAGTCTACTGGGAAATTCACAAAACCGATTGCGACGGAAATTCAACCAGCCAAACCGTTTTATCCTGCTGAGGAAGGGCACCAGAATTATTACATGAAAAACCCATCGCATTACAATCGATATGCTGTCGGGTCAGGACGCGAGCAGTATAAAAAAGAGACTTGGGGGGATCTATCGTGA
- a CDS encoding dihydrofolate reductase, which yields MISMLVAHDLNRVIGFENSMPWHIPEELAYFKKVSMGKAIVMGRKTFESIGRPLPGRLNIVVTRNKDYEADGVEIVHTLQEAIEKGRKFSEEIVIIGGAQLFEMAMESANRIYATVIRKEFQGDTYFPAYGTGWKLVSESEDHFMEDSTPFSYFIYERESTGE from the coding sequence ATGATATCCATGTTAGTCGCGCATGATCTAAACCGAGTCATCGGTTTTGAAAATAGTATGCCATGGCATATTCCAGAGGAACTGGCGTATTTTAAAAAAGTGTCAATGGGAAAAGCAATTGTGATGGGCCGTAAAACGTTCGAATCCATCGGAAGGCCATTACCGGGAAGATTAAATATTGTCGTAACGCGGAACAAGGATTACGAAGCAGATGGAGTGGAGATTGTCCATACTCTTCAAGAAGCCATCGAAAAAGGCAGAAAGTTTTCAGAGGAAATTGTCATTATCGGCGGAGCCCAATTATTTGAAATGGCGATGGAGTCCGCTAATCGTATCTATGCAACTGTTATTCGAAAAGAATTCCAAGGGGACACGTATTTTCCGGCGTATGGAACCGGCTGGAAGCTCGTGTCGGAATCGGAGGATCATTTTATGGAGGATTCTACTCCGTTTTCTTATTTTATTTACGAGCGTGAAAGCACTGGGGAATAA
- a CDS encoding YozE family protein, producing the protein MDRSFYHFVLSFRGGPKDDAKAVFAEAMFHDHSFPKQEYSFDQLSRYLEEKADGKMPITVFDELYDRYQEQIR; encoded by the coding sequence ATGGACCGATCTTTTTATCATTTCGTCCTTTCCTTCCGGGGAGGACCCAAAGACGATGCCAAAGCGGTATTCGCCGAAGCCATGTTCCACGACCATAGCTTCCCAAAACAGGAGTACTCATTTGACCAGCTTTCTAGATATCTCGAAGAGAAAGCAGACGGGAAGATGCCAATCACCGTATTTGATGAGTTATATGACCGCTATCAGGAACAGATCCGTTAA
- a CDS encoding S41 family peptidase — MLERKRGTCVEENEKNTPGNEEQKEYQPPANRYIRLKPFTLVMLIFGLVLASAAVTFFALTTGEEKVVEVVNPQNATVNERKEFKKFYDAYDEVKKNYYDDVDEEKMIDGAINGMIESLGDPFSDYLNEQEAQQLNESISSSFEGIGAEIQEANGYIKVVSPIKNSPAERAGLLPNDLIMAVDGKSIHGMSSSEAVLLIRGEKGTTVTLSVRRGEAAEPFDVKIERDIIPVETVYAEMLGDGIAHIQITSFSEHTYDELLTALDDMEKEGMKGLVVDVRQNPGGMLSTAIDISDLFVQEGKNLFQYEGKDAMPEVYVASDGKKVKVPVTLVVDDGSASASEILAGAMKESAHIKLIGIKTYGKGTVQTPKDMKDGSNLKLTTAKWLTPDGNWIHNKGIEPDIEVPYPSYASLPYLDPSEEMKNGMVSPTVQAAEEMLEAVGYNPGEIDGLYDNKTEQAVQQMQKDLSLQVTGILSGDTTFGLMNKLREKIKKDDPQLQKAKEVVLEELKK; from the coding sequence ATGCTGGAAAGAAAGAGGGGGACTTGTGTGGAAGAAAATGAAAAGAATACCCCTGGCAACGAGGAACAAAAAGAATATCAGCCACCTGCCAACCGATATATCCGTTTAAAACCATTCACTTTGGTCATGCTGATTTTCGGTTTAGTGCTCGCCAGTGCAGCCGTCACTTTTTTTGCACTGACGACCGGCGAAGAAAAAGTGGTGGAAGTTGTCAACCCTCAAAACGCTACGGTAAATGAGCGAAAAGAATTCAAGAAATTCTATGACGCCTATGACGAAGTGAAAAAGAACTATTATGATGACGTAGACGAGGAGAAAATGATCGACGGGGCTATCAATGGCATGATTGAGTCGTTAGGCGACCCTTTCTCGGATTACTTGAATGAACAGGAAGCCCAACAATTAAATGAAAGCATTTCTTCCAGCTTTGAAGGAATTGGTGCTGAAATCCAGGAGGCCAATGGTTACATTAAAGTCGTTTCTCCTATTAAAAATTCTCCGGCGGAACGTGCCGGCCTGCTGCCAAATGATTTAATCATGGCAGTCGACGGGAAAAGTATACATGGTATGTCTTCGTCTGAAGCGGTATTACTGATCCGGGGTGAGAAGGGGACGACTGTAACTCTCTCTGTTCGCCGGGGAGAGGCAGCAGAACCATTTGATGTAAAAATTGAGCGGGACATCATTCCAGTCGAAACGGTTTACGCAGAAATGCTTGGAGATGGAATTGCACATATCCAAATCACAAGTTTTTCAGAGCATACCTATGATGAGCTGCTAACTGCTCTTGATGACATGGAGAAAGAGGGAATGAAAGGACTTGTTGTTGACGTGCGTCAAAATCCTGGCGGCATGTTAAGCACAGCCATCGATATTTCTGACCTCTTTGTCCAAGAGGGGAAAAATCTCTTCCAATATGAAGGCAAAGATGCCATGCCGGAAGTGTACGTTGCTTCGGACGGCAAAAAAGTAAAGGTTCCTGTCACGCTCGTAGTGGATGACGGAAGTGCGTCGGCATCTGAAATTCTAGCAGGTGCGATGAAGGAGTCAGCCCATATTAAGCTGATTGGTATTAAAACCTACGGAAAAGGAACTGTCCAGACACCGAAAGACATGAAAGACGGTTCTAACTTGAAATTGACTACCGCTAAATGGCTCACGCCTGATGGCAACTGGATTCATAACAAGGGGATTGAGCCGGATATCGAAGTGCCATACCCTTCCTATGCTTCTTTACCTTACTTGGATCCATCCGAGGAAATGAAGAATGGCATGGTTTCTCCTACAGTTCAAGCTGCTGAAGAAATGCTCGAAGCTGTCGGCTATAACCCAGGCGAGATAGATGGCTTGTATGATAATAAGACCGAGCAAGCTGTACAGCAAATGCAAAAGGATCTTTCGTTGCAAGTGACTGGTATTCTTTCGGGAGACACGACATTCGGCTTGATGAACAAGCTGCGTGAAAAAATCAAGAAAGACGATCCACAATTACAAAAGGCCAAGGAAGTTGTTTTGGAAGAGTTGAAGAAATAA